The Paraburkholderia sp. PREW-6R genomic interval GCTTCGTTGATCGCGCTCTGCAGCCGGTCCATGAACAGCATGCGGTTCGGCAAGCCAGTGAGCACGTCGTGCGTGGCGAGGTGAACAAGCTCACGCTGCTTGTTGTGCAGCACGTCCATCTGCGACTTGATCTCGCGACGCAGACGGTCGAAGCAGCGCGCGAGCACGCCGATCTCGTCGGTGCGCGTGAGCGGCAGCGTTTCCATCGCGTGTCCGGCGAACAGGTGGGTCGCCGCATACGCGAGGCTTTGCAACGGCCTCGTCAACGCGCGTGCGAACAGGACGGCAAGAATCAGTGCCAGCACGCTGAACACGATCACGATCCGGATGATCTCGTTGCCGAGCAGATGCGCGCCGGCCAGCACGTCGGCAAGCGGCTTGCCGAGCGCAAGCACGATGAAGCGGTTGCCTTCGGAGTCGCCGAACGGCCTGCGCACGAAAGCGAGCACCTCGCCCGCAGCCTGATGCGGATGACCAAGACCGTTGAGCAGCACCTCGCCTTGCGTCTGGGTAAAGAGCGGCTTCGTCACGGGAAAGCTCTCCTGCATCAGCACGCGCCGGCCATGGTCGAAGCCGAAGGTTTTCGACGCGTCCGGATGAACGAGGAAATCGCCCCACTCGTTTGCCAGGTACACCTGATAGTCGCTCGGCAGATCGCTTTGCAGGCGTTTGAGCAGACCGCCCAGATCGATATCGATCACGACCACGCCGACCACCTCGCCACTCGCGCTCGCCACGGGCGTGCCCAGCCGCAGCGTGGGTTTGCCTTGCGCGGCGTGCGTGCCGTATTCGTGGTTGACGGAAATCGGCGACGTGTAAAGACGGCCGGGCGCAAAGCCAAGGGTCTCGAACACATACGGAAACTGCCCTTTTTCCTGCAGCTCGGCGCCCTGCACTCTCACGAGACCATCGTCGTCGCGATCGAAACGGATCAGTTCGAGCCCGTGATGCTGCCGGGCAATCAGGCGCACCTGCAGGAATTCCGGGTGATGCACCATGAAGCTCGAGTACACCTGTGCGAGCCGCTCACGCCCCGCGCTTCGACCGAGGCCGTCGTCGGTCTCGACAATCTCCGCGGTGGACGGCAAGCTCGCAAGCACGAGGGCATCCGCGCCGACATCGTCGATTGCCACGGAAAAGCGCTGGCCCAGCAGCTCGGTCGAGGTCAGCAGGCTGTGCTCGGCTTCGTCCACCAGCATTGCGCGGTTGGCGCGGTAGGCGTAATAGCCGGTTGCGCCGGACGCGAGCACGCCAATGCATGCCAGCAGCACCGATAGTTTGAACGTGAGACCGGATGGCAACATCAGAAGCGCTCCGAGCGGTCGCCGGACACGATGCGTGTCCATAGCGCCTCACGACGCTGGATGTCTTCCACCGGCCCGATCCAGACGATGCGCGCCTGGTCGTTGCTTTCGACCGGCGCGCTCAGTGTGTTCGCGAGTCCCTGCCGCCGCGTGAGCAACGCGCTCACGTCCGGGTCCAACATGTAGTTGATCCACGCAAGCGCGAGCGGACGATCGGTCGCCGAACGGGTCATGGACCAGCAATCGAGCCACGCGAGCGCGCCTTCGTCGGGAATCACATAGCCCACGTCGGCGCCTGCGCGGCGCAGCAGTTCGACCTGCTGCGTGCCGTAATTGCCGAACATCAGCGCGACCTTGTGCTGGATGAAGAACGCGGTGGCTTCTTCGGGCAGTGTGTAATAGGTGAGCAGGTTGCGGCGCAGGTCGACCAGCTTGTGAGCGATCGTGCGCATCTGGTTGGCGTCGAGCTGAAAAGGATGCGCGTATCCGAGCGCGAGCGCCGTGAACGAAAAGTTGTGCTGCGCGCTGTTGAAGTCGAGGACCTTGCCGCGGTAGCGCGGATTCCACAATTCAAGCATCGAGCGCGGCGCGACGGCAATCTGCCTGCGGTCGTAAATCAACCCCATTGACGAATACGTAAACGGGATTGCATACACCTTGCCCGCCGACGTGAGGCCGTCGATCGACGAGAGTGCCTGAAAGCGCGGCACTTGCCGCCTCGTGTTGGGCAGGCTCGCCAGATCGAGCGGGGCAAGCAGATTGGCCTGCGTATAACGTGCAATCTCGGCGGTGTTCGCGGCGAGCACGTCGAACGGAGGCGGAGTTTTGGCGTGCATTTGCGACCACAGCGCCTCGTCGGAATCGACGAGCGTTACTTCGACTCTGGCGTTGTAACGGGCTTCGAAGTTTTTAACGACGTCGTCGTCTGCATAACCGGGCCACGCCAATACACGCAACACTCTTTCACGCGCTTGTGCGTGCGCTGCGCTTAATGAGCCGAAACAAAACGCTGAAACGAGCGCAAAACAGAAAAGCGCATGCAACGCGAGCGTCAAAATGCCAGCAAAACCGTTGCGGTTCAACAGATTCAAACGAGCGCCCGCCGCCGGCTTATGCGGCTGCGGCGTCTCATTCCACGCGCGCCATTCATCTGCCATCAAAATCATGTGCATACCCAACACCGTTTAGACAGACGTTCAACGAATGCACGCGCGCGCGTGGCCTCGCGGGCGCGTTGCTCCGTGACTTTGTTCAGACTTACGCTCGATTTCAAGCCGCCATGCGTGACGCGGCGAGCAACGATGATAGCGCCATGCAGAACATTTTGGGTGCGCGCTCACCAAAGTTTTGCACTGCTCCAGGGTTCGCACCGTAGCGATACGCTTCGCCGATATTTTAACGGCAGTTTATGTGAAATCTTTAATTTGACGCGCCGGACTTCAAACGTAAGTCGCGGTAAGTAACGTAATAAAGCAGAGGAATAGCGCGGACAGAATTGAAAACCGCCAAACTCCGCTTGCTGAATTAACGCTTGCAACGAGCCGCTCGCCAGATATAAACGCAGACTAAAGGAGCATCGCGTGCATGCCGATATTAATGACTCGTGCACCGTCGGCGCCTGCCTGCGGAGAGCGCGAACCGTGCGGAACGGCAAGCACCGGGCTGCGCACAGTCAGAAGAAGAAACGGATCATGCGCCTGACAAAGAAAGAATGGATGCTGGTCGCGGTCGCGGCGGTTTCGATCGCGGGCTTTGGCGGCTGGCTGCAGAGTGAAATGAACGCGGCCGCGCTCGCGCGCGCGCAGCGCGTCACGCAGGATTGGCCGGACACGCACGCGTTTTGCACCGGCATGAGCGCGCGCGAATCCGCGATGATGGACAAGGGCGTGCTCTGGTGCGGCAGTGTGGATGCCACGCGCGCTGATTCGCTGAGTAAGGGCTAAACACCTGGACCCGGCACCCGGACGGGCAAGCCGACGAACCACGCGGAGGGATCATGCTCACAGCACCGACATGGCGGTGGAGTCTTCACCAGATTCCCGCTTTAGAAGCTATCCTCTCGCGCCATCCGGTGTTTTACTAGCTACCCAATCTTTTTGAACTGATAAGCTTGGCGCGCGCTGCTGGCCGCCCCGGCCGGCGGCTTCAATCCAGACCCGGTTGTCATTCGCACCGGGCGCCCCGCGGCGGTATCAGCGCGCGCGGGCGTATTTGAACTACCACCCAGGAGTTAAACAGTGAAGAAACTGCTAGCGGCTTTGACGGTTGCTCTGCTTGCCACCGTCTCGATTGGCGCACACGCTAAAGATTGGTCGACCATCCGTTTCGGCGTTGACGCCAGCTATCCCCCGTTCGAGTCCAAGGGTTCGGACGGCAAGCTCGTTGGCTTTGACATCGACCTCGGCAATGAAATCTGTGCGCGTCTGAAAGCCAAGTGCGTGTGGGTGGAAAACGATTTCGACGGCATGATTCCGGCCCTGAAGGCGAAGAAATTCGACGGCGTGCTCTCGTCGATGTCCATGACGCCGCAACGCGCCGAGCAGATCGCGTTCTCGTCGAAGCTGTTCAACACGCCGACGCGCCTCGTCACGAAGAAGGGTTCGGGCATCATGCCGACGGCTGAGTCGCTGAAGGGCAAGACGGTTGGCGTCGAGCAGGGCACGATCCAGGAAACCTACGCGAAAACCTACTGGGAACCGAAGGGCACGAAGGTCGTGCCGTATCAGAACCAGGACCAGGTCTACGCCGACCTGCTGTCGGGCCGTCTGGACGCCTCGCTGCAGGACGCCGTGGAAGCCGAGATCGGCTTCCTGAAAACGCCGCGCGGCGCGGGCTACGAGTTCGCGGGCAAGGATCTCGTCGACGAGAAAATTCTCGGCAACGGCGCCGGCATCGGTATGCGCAAGGAAGACACGGATCTGAAGGCGAAGGTCGACAAGGCGATCGCCGACATCATCAAGGACGGTACGTACAAGAAGCTCGAGAAGAAGTACTTCGACTTCGACGTGTACGGCAGCTAAGTCTCGCCAGCGCGCCCAGTGGCGCGCTCGCCGGCTGGTATAAGAAACGGGCTCCGCAACACGCGGAGCCCGTTTCGTTTCGTGCGCGGCTTTCTGGCTGCGGTGTCGACGCAGTCGCGCTCCCCGCCCCCCTTTGCCGCATATCGGCTAAGATCGTGCGATCGAGACAAGGCCGGAAGGGATGAGCGAGGCTCGCAGCGACCCCTCCGCGCAATCATTCAACGAAACTGCTTTCCTCCTGAAATCAACGACATAGCGCGGCACATCCCGATGCCCGCGGATCTGAACAGACATGCAAACCCAATCCCACCCGCTGATCTCCCCGACGCTGGGCACCGCCCGCAATCTGACGAGTTTCCATTACGGCCCTGGCGGCGGGCAGAAGATCTACATCCAGTCGTCGCTGCATGCGGACGAATTGCCCGGCATGCTCGTTTCGTGGGCACTGCGCCGCAAGCTCGCCACGCTGGAAGCGGCCGGCAAGATGCGCGGCGAAGTCGTGGTGGTGCCGGTCGCCAACCCGATCGGGCTGAACCAGCATTTTCTCGGCCATCTGTCCGGCCGCTTCGAAACTGGCACGGCGCAGAATTTCAACCGCAACTTCTACGAACTGGCAGCGCTGATCCAGCCGGGCATCGAATCGCGTCTGACCGACAACGCCGACGCCAACCGCACAGCGATTCGCGCTGCCATGCGCGAAGCGCTGGATGCGCAGAAGCCGGAAACCGAACTCGAATCGCAGCGTCTCGCGCTGCAAAAGCTTTCGTACGATGCCGACGTCGTGCTCGACCTGCACTGCGACTGGGAAGCCGCGATGCACATTTACACGAATCCCGACCTGTGGCCGGAAGTCGAGCCGCTAGCGCGCTACCTGGACGCCAAAGCGTCGCTGCTCGCACTGAACTCGGTAGGCAATCCGTTCGACGAGATTCACAGCTTTTGCTGGTCCGATCTGCGCGGCCGTTACGGCGACCGCTTCCCGATCCCGAACGGCTCGATTTCGGTGACGATCGAACTGCGCGGCCAGCGCGAAGTATCGTACGACTACGCCGAGCACGACGCCCAGGCGATCATCGAATATCTGACCACGCGTGGCGTGATCGACGGCGAAGCCGCCCCGCAACCGCCGCTCCAGTTCGAGGCCACGCCGCTCGCGGGCGCCGAGCCGCTCGTCGCCCCGATCAGCGGCGTGCTGGTGTATCGCTGTGAAGTGGGCACCTGGGTCGAAGCCGGTCATGAGGTTGCGGATATCGTCGATCCGCTCACGGACCGTGTCGTCACGGTTAAAAGCACCGTGGCAGGCGTGCTGTACGCGCGCCATCTGACGCGATTCGCTACGGCTGGACTGGAGTTCGCGCGCATCGCCGGCGCCACGGCGTTCCGCAGCGGTTCGCTGCTGAGCAATTAAGCACGTGTCAATCTGGGGCTTTCCGGATTGCGCCGGAAAGCTCGCCGGAGCGCCCGCGCGCGCTTTACGCCCATCGCCGCGCTCACGCCTTTAGCACGACCAGCAGATAGCGTATGCGCAACGCCCCTTGCGCGTTTTGAACCGGTAAAGCGATCAAGTGTCGCGCCGGCGCGACACATTCCAGGTATCAGCCAAGCTGTCACATACCTTACTCTGCGTTCCCTTAAATTGCGGGCCATCGCACGACCTTGCCAGAGAGCCGGCGTCGCGATCGCTTATTTTTTAATCGGAGAACGTGTTTTGAACAAAAAAGTATTTGCCGCCGCTACCCTCGCCCTTTTTGCCGGCGCCGCTCACGCACAGAGCAGCGTGACGCTGTACGGCATTATCGATGCCGGTATCAGCTACGTGAACAACTCGAAGACTGCAACCGGTCACGACAACCTCTTCAAGTACGACGACGGCGTCGCTCAGGGAAGCCGCTGGGGCCTGCGCGGCACGGAAGATCTGGGCGGTGGTCTTAAGGCGCTGTTCGTGCTCGAAAACGGCTTTAACAGCGGCAACGGCACGCTGGGTCAAGGCGGCGCGCTGTTCGGCCGCCAGGCCTACGTTGGCCTGTCGCAAAACAATGTCGGCTCGCTGACGTTCGGTCGCCAGTACTCGTTCTCGACCGACTATCTGGGCGGCAGCTACGCGAACGGTGGCCAGACGGTCGCCGGCAACTACGCTTACCACATCAACGACGTCGACCAGCTGACTTCCAGCCGTATCAACAACTCGGTCAAGTTCAGCAGCGCGAACTTCTCGGGGCTGACTTTCGGCGCGTTGTACGGCTTCTCGAACCAGGCTGGCGCATTCGCGGGCGCGCCGGCAACCGGCACGACGGCTGCACCGGTCGCCGGTTCGTCGCGTGCTTACAGCTTCGGTGTGAACTACGCGAACGGCCCGTTCGGCGTGGGCGCGGCGTACACGGACATCCGTTACCCGAGCCAGTCGACCCCTGCCTTCTCGACGACGATCGCCAACGTCGCGACCGGCAACATCCGCGATCTGCGCACGTTCGGCGTGGGCGGCCGTTATGCAATCGGCGCGGCGACGCTGTGGGCGTTGTACACGAACACGCGCTTCGAGCCGATCACGGGCGGCTCGACGACCTTCACCGCTTACGAAGCAGGCGCGAAGTACGCGTTCACGCCGGCCATCACGGCTGCGGCGGGCTACACGTACATGCATCTGGGCGACGCGAACCGCGGTCACTGGAATCAGGCCGATCTGAGCGTCGACTACGCACTGAGCAAGCGCACGGACGTGTACGCATTGGGCATCTACCAGATCGCCGCCGGCCGCAACGGCACGGCGGACGTGCAGGCGCAGATCGGTTCGAGCACGAGCTACTTCAACACGTCGGGCACGGGTTCGGACAACCAGCTCGCATTCCGCGTCGGCATCCGCCACAAGTTCTGAGCGCGAGCCGCACGCAGGAAGCGCGAGCTTTCTGCTGCGGCGCTCACGGTGGCCGCCTTAAGAAAACGCCCTGCGGGGCGTTTTTTGCATCTGCGCACTCATTCGCACGAGTGTGTGGAGTCGCAGCCCCGTCGCAACGAGGTCGAATGCCGCAGCATGCCGATGCACACGTCCGCGAGATATTCGGCGTCGCGCGGCAGCACGATTGGGCCAGGTTCCAGCAGCCAGTCCCGCAGCACGCCGCCAAGAAACGCATGCACGACACCCGCGGCGCGTTCCGTGTTCAGGTCGGGCGGCAACTGGCCTCGCGCGATGGCGTTGCGCAGACCGAGTTCGAGCTGCCTCCTGCCGTTGCGCGCCGCGTTGCGCTGGCGGTCGAGCACCGGGTCCATGTCGCGCGTGTGCTCCCACTTGTTGAAAAGCACTTCGAACACGCGGCGGCTGTGCGGCTCGACGACGGCCTTGTCGAGGCAGAACACCAGCAGCAACCGGATCCTGCCCAGCGGATCGGACTCTCTCGCATCCACCGAGGCCGCGACCAGCATTTCCATTGGCAACATCACGCGGTTGGTCATCGCGACGAACAGCTCGGCCTTGTTGCGAAAGTGCCCGTAAATCGCGCCGCGCGTGACGCCCGCCCGCTCGGCGACGTCTTCGAGCGACGCACGCGCGACACCATGCTCGGAGAACACGCGCTCCGCGGCGTCGAGAATGTGGTCGCGTGTTTCCAGCGCCTGTTGCCGGGTCCGTCTCATCGCGCGCCGCCGGCTCCGCCGTTGCCGCCACCGCCCGGCGCAGCGCCGTCATGCGCTGCATCCGGCGTGCTTCCATCGTCGTTATCGCGGTCGTGGTGAGGCAGCTTGTGCGATACCTCGTCGAGCTTGTCGCCGAGGAGCCGCCTGACCACGACGTAGAACACCGGAATCAGCAGCAGCCCGAGGAACGTCGCGAACAGCATCCCGCCGATCACGCCGGTGCCGATCTCGTGCCGCGACGCGGCGCCCGCGCCCGACGAGATCACGAGTGGAAACACGCCGAGAATGAAGGCCATCGAAGTCATCAGAATCGGGCGCAGCCGTAGCCGGGCCGCTGCCAGCACGGCCTCACGCAACGTCAGGCCGCGCTCCTGCCCTTCCACGGCGAATTCGACGATCAGGATCGCGTTCTTCGCTGCCAGGCCGATGACCGTCACCAGTCCGATCTTGAAGTAGATGTCGTTTGGCACACCGAATGAAAGGCAGAAGACCAGCATACCGAGCATGCCGAGCGGCACGACCAGCAGCACCGCGGCCGGGATCGACCAGCTCTCGTACAGCGCCGCGAGGCACAGGAACACCACCACGATCGACAGCATCAGCAGCGTTGTCGCCGACGAGCCGGACAGCAGTTCCTGGTAGGACTGACCGGTCCAGTCCGCCGCGAAGCCCGGCGGCAGTTCGTGATTGACCATGTCCTGCAGCGTCTGGATCGCCTGCCCCGTCGAATGACCCGGCGCGGAATTGCCGACGATCTCGACCGCCGAGTAGCCGTTGTAGCGCGGCAGCACCGTCGGCCCGAACGCCCACTTCGCGTTCACGACGCTGGAAAGCGGCACCATGTTGTAGGGCGCGATCGATTTATTGGCAGGCGATGGATCGACCGGCGTGACGAATTCATTCGACGCATTCACGCTGCTGGCCGCGGACGGCGCACTCGCGCCCACCCCGGCGCCGGCCGACGCGCCCGGCGTGTACAGATGCTGGAACGCGTCCATGTTCATCCGGTAAGGCGCATCGGCCTGAATGTACACGCGCTTCACGCGTCCGCCGTAGGTGAACTGGTTGATATAGAACGGCGCAAGCTCCATCTGCAATGTGTCGTACACATCGGTCAGCGACAGCCCCAGTGCTTGCGCCTGGGTCCGGTCCACCGCGATGCTCAGCTGCGGCGCGCTCGGCAGCGAGTTCGGGCGAATGCCGAACAGCACCGGGCTCTTCGATGCGCTCGTGAGCAGCGTGCGCGTGGCGCCGCCAAGCTCGTCGCGCGACTGGCCGGCTCGCGCCTGAAGATACATGTCCACACCGCCAAACTGGCTCAAGCCGCGGATAGTCGGCAGATTCACGACGAAAACCTGCGCATCGGGAACGCTCGACAGAATGCGGTTGAACTGCGGGATCAGCTTCATCGCGGTGTCGGAACGCTTGTCCCAGTCCGCGAGCTTGATAAACGACATGCCGACGTTTTCATTCGTGCCGACGAAACTGAAACCCTCCGGCTGGAAAATGTCCACGATCTCCTTGCTGAACGCGCTGTGCATGAGCTTGTCGCGCAGTTCGGTCATCACATGATCGGTGGCTTGCAGCGTCGAGCCCGACGGCAGATTCACCAGCGCCAGCGCGAACCCCTGGTCCTCGTCGGGCACGAAACTGGTGGGCAGCCGCGTGTACAGAAAGCCCGTCAGCACGACGACGAGAACGAACGCAATCATCCAGCGCGGCGCGTGATTCACCGCCCGGCCGGTCTGACCGAGATACTTCTTCGTGGTCCAGTCGAACGTGCGGTCGAACCAGCGATAAAACGCGTTCTTCTTCTGCGCGTGCTCGGGCCGCAGGATCGCCGCGCACAGCGAAGGCGTGAACGACAACGCGAGGAACGCGGAGAAGCCCATCGACACGGCAATCGTCAGCGCGAACTGCGCATAGATGATGCCGGTCGCGCCCGGCTGCAGTGCGGACGGAATGAACACGGCGGACAGCACCACGGTAATCGCGATGATGGCGCCGGTGATCTGGCCCATCGCCTTGCGGGTCGCCGCGCGTGGCTCCATTTTCTCTTCGGTCATGATGCGCTCGACGTTTTCGATCACCACGATTGCGTCGTCGACCACGATGCCGATGGCGAGCACCATGCCGAACAGCGTGAGCTGATTGAGCGTGTAATGCAGCGCCGACAGGCCGATGAAGGTGCCGAGCAGCGCCACCGGAATCACGAGCGTTGGAATGATCGTGGCGCGCAGATTCTGCAGGAAGATCAGCATCACGAAGAACACCAGCACGATTGCTTCGACGAGCGTGCGGATCACGTCGACGATCGATGCGGTAATGAACGGCGTGGTGTCGTACGGCACGCTCCATGAAACGCCTTGGGGCAGGTCGCGCGCCAGTACGGCCATTTCGGCCTTCACCGATTTCGCCACCGCGAGGGCGTTGGCGCCCGGCAGCAGGAATACGGCCATGCCGCCGGCCTGCTTGCCGCCGAATACGGAGGCGAGGCCATAAGTCTGCGAGCCGAACGAAACGCGCGCCACGTCGCTCAGCTTGACCGTAGTGCCGTCGTTGTTCGACAGAACGATAATGTCCTCGAACTGCTTGATCGACGAAAACAGACTGTCGCCGGTCACGTTCGCCGTGAACACCTGTCCCTTTACGGCGGGGTCCGCGCCCAGCGAGCCGGCCGCGAACTGCGCGTTCTGCGCAGTGACCGCATTGAGCACCTGCGTCGTGGAAAGACCATAGCTTTGCAGCTTGTCGGGGTCGAGCCAGATGCGCACCGCGTATTCCGAACCAAGCAACGTCGTGTTGCCGACGCCCGTCACGCGGCCGATGGCGGGCTGGATCTGCGACGCGAGAATATCGGCCAGACGGCCGCCGTCGATGGCCGGGTTGCTCGATTGCAAAGCAATGAACAGCAGAATGTCCGGACTTGCTTTCGCGACGATCACGCCTTGCTGTGTCACCTGCGTGGGCAGCAGAGGCTGAGCCAGCGTGACCTTGTTCTGCACCTGCACCTGCGCAATGTCGGGGTTAGTGCCCGTTGCGAAGGTGAGGATGATCTGCGTCTGGCCGTTCGAGCTGGACGTCGAACTGAAGTACAGCAGGTTGTCGATGCCGGTGAGTTGCTGCTCGATCACCTGGGTCACCGTCGACTCCATTGTCTGGGCGCTCGCGCCCGGATACTGCGCGGTGACGGTTACTTCCGGCGGCGCGATGTCCGGGTAGGAATCGATCCCCATGCCGTGTACCGAGATGATTCCGAACAGCGAGATCAGGATCGCGATCACCCAGGCGAAGACGGGACGATTGATAAAATAACTCGGCATGGGCGGTCTCCTAATGCGCCACGCCGGCCGAGGCCGGGGATGCCGGGGAGGCCGCTGCTGTCGCCGATCCGGCTGTCTCCGCCGACGCCGCAGCCGGCTCCGAAGCTGCCGATACCGATCCCGCCGAAGCCGCCGACGTCGCCGGAGCGGGCGGTTCCCACGGCACCGTCTTCACCGTCGATCCCTCCCGCGCCACCTGCGCGCCGGTCACGATGACCTGATCGCCGTTCGCGATACCGCGCGTCACGATCCACGAGTTGCCGAAGCTGTCGGTTGCGTCCACGTCTTTACGCGCGACCTTTCCATTCGCGCCGACCACCAGCAGATACGCGCCGACCGTGTCGCGCTGCAACGCCTGCTGCGGTATCAGGAACACGTTGTTCTGCCGGCCGAAGTCGACCGTCAGCGTCACGTACATGCCGGGCAGCAGACGCCGCTGGGGGTTCGCGACGAGCGCGCGGATATTCACCGCGCCGGTGGCGGCGTTCACCGTCACGTCGGAAAAATCGAGCGTGCCCGCCATGCTGTACTGCGCGCGATTGGGCAGCCGGATGCGTACCTTGGTGCGATTCTGCTGCGTCAGTTCGACCGAGCCATCGCTTTGCGCCTGCTGCAGCGTCGCGAGGTCGGCGGCGCTGATCGTGAAGTTCACGTACATCGGGTCGATCTGCTGGATGGTGGTCAGCAGCGTGCCGCTGCCGCCCGTGTCCGACGTGCTGTTGCCGACCACCGCGCCTACCGTCACCTGCTGCTGCCCGGCAATGCCGTTGATCGGCGAGCTCACGTGCGTATAGCCGAGCAGCACCCGCGCGCTCTGCGCGGTCGCCTCGTCGGCCTTGACCTTGGCTGCGGCGCTGCGCTCGGCGGCGTCGGAGTTATCGACGGTCTGCTGCGAAACCGAACCGACCGGCAGCAGCTTGCGGTTGCGCGCGGCGGTGATCCGGTCATTGACGTAGGTCGCCTGATCTTCGGCGAGCACCGCGAGGTCGTTGTTCAGCTGCGCGCGGTAAAAGGTCGGATCGATTTCGAACAGCACCTGCCCCGCGCGGACCGGTGCGCCTTCGGTGTAGACGCGCCGCAACAGCACGCCGGACACGCGGGCGGTCACGTTTGCGCTGAAATAAGGCGAAAGCCGGCCGACGAACTGACGCTCGAGCGGCACCGATTGCGATTGCGCATTGACCACCGCGACCTGCGGTGGCGGTGGCGGTGGCGGCGCGCTTTTCGAGCAGGCGGCGAGTACGATCAGGCACAGATACGACAGCGGCGCGCGCTGAGGACGTGACTTCATGAGGACTCCGTTCTTGCTTGAGGCCGGCATGCGCGGGCTGCATCCGTGGATGCCGGCCCGCACGCTGAC includes:
- a CDS encoding diguanylate cyclase — encoded protein: MLPSGLTFKLSVLLACIGVLASGATGYYAYRANRAMLVDEAEHSLLTSTELLGQRFSVAIDDVGADALVLASLPSTAEIVETDDGLGRSAGRERLAQVYSSFMVHHPEFLQVRLIARQHHGLELIRFDRDDDGLVRVQGAELQEKGQFPYVFETLGFAPGRLYTSPISVNHEYGTHAAQGKPTLRLGTPVASASGEVVGVVVIDIDLGGLLKRLQSDLPSDYQVYLANEWGDFLVHPDASKTFGFDHGRRVLMQESFPVTKPLFTQTQGEVLLNGLGHPHQAAGEVLAFVRRPFGDSEGNRFIVLALGKPLADVLAGAHLLGNEIIRIVIVFSVLALILAVLFARALTRPLQSLAYAATHLFAGHAMETLPLTRTDEIGVLARCFDRLRREIKSQMDVLHNKQRELVHLATHDVLTGLPNRMLFMDRLQSAINEATRREEGLAVLFVDLDRFKQINDQFGHAVGDKVLAVVARRIRQVLCSADVVARLGGDEFIVLVEGPRSAEAAPAIASRVVQALNEELVVDGQSMTVGASIGISQYPDDSSTPEELLLNADAAMYAAKTGGRCAYMRYRDVRDALGRAEVAHAQETARLREGHAAVASDPAQVQPGENASAGREAEPTA
- a CDS encoding porin, with the translated sequence MNKKVFAAATLALFAGAAHAQSSVTLYGIIDAGISYVNNSKTATGHDNLFKYDDGVAQGSRWGLRGTEDLGGGLKALFVLENGFNSGNGTLGQGGALFGRQAYVGLSQNNVGSLTFGRQYSFSTDYLGGSYANGGQTVAGNYAYHINDVDQLTSSRINNSVKFSSANFSGLTFGALYGFSNQAGAFAGAPATGTTAAPVAGSSRAYSFGVNYANGPFGVGAAYTDIRYPSQSTPAFSTTIANVATGNIRDLRTFGVGGRYAIGAATLWALYTNTRFEPITGGSTTFTAYEAGAKYAFTPAITAAAGYTYMHLGDANRGHWNQADLSVDYALSKRTDVYALGIYQIAAGRNGTADVQAQIGSSTSYFNTSGTGSDNQLAFRVGIRHKF
- a CDS encoding extracellular solute-binding protein, producing the protein MHMILMADEWRAWNETPQPHKPAAGARLNLLNRNGFAGILTLALHALFCFALVSAFCFGSLSAAHAQARERVLRVLAWPGYADDDVVKNFEARYNARVEVTLVDSDEALWSQMHAKTPPPFDVLAANTAEIARYTQANLLAPLDLASLPNTRRQVPRFQALSSIDGLTSAGKVYAIPFTYSSMGLIYDRRQIAVAPRSMLELWNPRYRGKVLDFNSAQHNFSFTALALGYAHPFQLDANQMRTIAHKLVDLRRNLLTYYTLPEEATAFFIQHKVALMFGNYGTQQVELLRRAGADVGYVIPDEGALAWLDCWSMTRSATDRPLALAWINYMLDPDVSALLTRRQGLANTLSAPVESNDQARIVWIGPVEDIQRREALWTRIVSGDRSERF
- a CDS encoding ABC transporter substrate-binding protein; the protein is MKKLLAALTVALLATVSIGAHAKDWSTIRFGVDASYPPFESKGSDGKLVGFDIDLGNEICARLKAKCVWVENDFDGMIPALKAKKFDGVLSSMSMTPQRAEQIAFSSKLFNTPTRLVTKKGSGIMPTAESLKGKTVGVEQGTIQETYAKTYWEPKGTKVVPYQNQDQVYADLLSGRLDASLQDAVEAEIGFLKTPRGAGYEFAGKDLVDEKILGNGAGIGMRKEDTDLKAKVDKAIADIIKDGTYKKLEKKYFDFDVYGS
- a CDS encoding TetR family transcriptional regulator, giving the protein MRRTRQQALETRDHILDAAERVFSEHGVARASLEDVAERAGVTRGAIYGHFRNKAELFVAMTNRVMLPMEMLVAASVDARESDPLGRIRLLLVFCLDKAVVEPHSRRVFEVLFNKWEHTRDMDPVLDRQRNAARNGRRQLELGLRNAIARGQLPPDLNTERAAGVVHAFLGGVLRDWLLEPGPIVLPRDAEYLADVCIGMLRHSTSLRRGCDSTHSCE
- a CDS encoding succinylglutamate desuccinylase/aspartoacylase family protein — translated: MQTQSHPLISPTLGTARNLTSFHYGPGGGQKIYIQSSLHADELPGMLVSWALRRKLATLEAAGKMRGEVVVVPVANPIGLNQHFLGHLSGRFETGTAQNFNRNFYELAALIQPGIESRLTDNADANRTAIRAAMREALDAQKPETELESQRLALQKLSYDADVVLDLHCDWEAAMHIYTNPDLWPEVEPLARYLDAKASLLALNSVGNPFDEIHSFCWSDLRGRYGDRFPIPNGSISVTIELRGQREVSYDYAEHDAQAIIEYLTTRGVIDGEAAPQPPLQFEATPLAGAEPLVAPISGVLVYRCEVGTWVEAGHEVADIVDPLTDRVVTVKSTVAGVLYARHLTRFATAGLEFARIAGATAFRSGSLLSN